The Faecalibacter sp. LW9 genome has a segment encoding these proteins:
- a CDS encoding fumarate reductase/succinate dehydrogenase flavoprotein subunit codes for MSILNSKTPKGDIANQWSEHKAHLNLVAPNNRDKIDVIVVGTGLAGGSAAATLAEQGYKVKAFCYQDSPRRAHSIAAQGGVNAAKNYKGDNDSIYRLFYDTIKGGDYRARESNVYRLAEVSGNIIDQCVAQGVPFAREYGGLLDNRSFGGVQVSRTFYAKGQTGQQLLLGAYSAMNHQIHLGKIEMYNRHEMLDIVIVDGKARGIIARNMITGEIERHSAHAVVIATGGYGNVYFLSSNAMGSNVTSAWKIHKKGALFANPCYVQIHPTCIPIHGTNQSKLTLMSESLRNSGRIWVPKKKEDAEAIRAGKLKARDIKEEDRDYYLERRYPAFGNLVPRDVASRAAKERCDAGYGIEANETGEGVYLDFTEEIRKKGKEVAFANGETHPSDARIEELGKKWIEEKYGNLFQMYWKITDENPYENPMRIYPAIHYTMGGVWVDYNLMSTIPGCFVAGEANFSDHGANRLGASALMQGLADGYFVLPYTIADYLASDIRTGKIPTNTPEFDEAEKSVKDQLNFFINNKGTKSVDHFHKRLGVIMWNKVGMARNEKGLKEAIAEIAALREEFYRDVKVPGSADELNTELEKAMRVADFLELGQLMAIDALHRNESCGGHFREEYQTPEGEALRDDENFAYVAAWEYKGADINQEVLHKEMLEYKFIELKARSYK; via the coding sequence ATGAGTATTTTAAATTCAAAGACTCCAAAAGGAGATATCGCAAATCAATGGAGCGAGCACAAAGCTCACTTAAACTTAGTTGCTCCAAACAACCGTGATAAAATTGATGTTATAGTTGTTGGTACAGGTTTAGCAGGTGGATCTGCTGCAGCTACTTTAGCTGAGCAAGGATACAAAGTTAAAGCATTTTGTTACCAAGATTCTCCACGTCGTGCACACTCTATTGCTGCTCAAGGGGGGGTAAATGCTGCTAAAAATTATAAAGGGGATAATGACTCGATCTACCGTTTATTCTACGATACAATCAAAGGGGGTGACTACCGTGCTCGTGAGTCTAACGTTTATCGTTTAGCTGAGGTTTCTGGTAACATCATCGACCAATGTGTTGCTCAAGGTGTTCCTTTTGCACGTGAATACGGTGGGTTATTAGATAACCGTTCTTTCGGTGGGGTACAAGTATCTCGTACGTTCTATGCGAAAGGACAAACAGGTCAACAATTATTATTAGGTGCTTATTCAGCAATGAATCACCAAATCCACTTAGGAAAAATCGAGATGTACAACCGTCACGAAATGTTGGATATTGTAATTGTTGATGGAAAAGCTCGTGGTATTATCGCACGTAACATGATTACAGGTGAGATTGAAAGACATTCAGCTCACGCTGTAGTAATTGCTACAGGTGGTTACGGTAACGTTTATTTCTTATCATCGAATGCGATGGGATCTAACGTAACTTCAGCTTGGAAAATTCACAAAAAAGGTGCTTTATTCGCTAACCCATGTTACGTACAAATTCACCCAACATGTATTCCAATCCACGGAACAAATCAATCGAAATTAACGTTAATGTCTGAATCTTTACGTAACTCAGGACGTATCTGGGTTCCTAAAAAGAAAGAAGATGCTGAAGCAATCCGTGCAGGTAAGCTAAAAGCAAGAGACATTAAAGAAGAAGATAGAGATTACTACTTAGAGCGTCGTTACCCTGCATTCGGTAACTTAGTACCTCGTGACGTTGCTTCTCGTGCTGCGAAAGAGCGTTGTGATGCTGGTTACGGAATCGAAGCGAACGAAACAGGAGAAGGAGTATACTTAGACTTTACAGAAGAAATTAGAAAGAAAGGTAAAGAGGTTGCATTCGCAAACGGTGAAACTCATCCATCTGATGCTCGTATTGAGGAATTAGGTAAAAAATGGATTGAGGAGAAATATGGTAACTTATTCCAAATGTACTGGAAAATTACAGATGAGAATCCATATGAAAACCCAATGCGTATTTATCCAGCGATCCACTACACAATGGGTGGTGTATGGGTAGATTACAACTTAATGTCTACAATCCCTGGATGTTTCGTAGCAGGTGAGGCTAACTTCTCTGACCACGGTGCTAACCGTTTAGGTGCATCTGCATTAATGCAAGGTTTAGCGGATGGTTACTTCGTATTACCTTATACTATTGCTGATTACTTAGCATCAGATATTCGTACAGGTAAAATCCCTACAAATACACCAGAATTCGACGAAGCTGAAAAATCGGTTAAAGATCAATTAAACTTCTTCATTAACAATAAAGGTACGAAATCTGTTGACCACTTCCACAAACGTTTAGGTGTGATTATGTGGAACAAAGTAGGTATGGCTCGTAACGAAAAAGGATTAAAAGAAGCGATTGCTGAAATTGCAGCATTACGTGAAGAATTCTATCGTGACGTTAAAGTTCCTGGATCTGCAGATGAATTAAATACTGAGTTAGAAAAAGCGATGCGTGTTGCTGACTTCTTAGAGTTAGGACAATTAATGGCAATTGATGCTTTACACCGTAACGAATCTTGTGGTGGACACTTCCGTGAAGAGTACCAAACTCCAGAAGGTGAGGCATTACGTGATGACGAAAACTTCGCTTACGTTGCTGCTTGGGAATACAAAGGTGCTGACATCAACCAAGAGGTGTTACACAAGGAAATGTTAGAGTATAAATTTATTGAGTTAAAAGCTCGTAGTTATAAATAA
- a CDS encoding succinate dehydrogenase cytochrome b subunit: MANESLLKSSIGRKFAMALSALFLLVFLLQHLVINLLSVINPNGFNEVSAFMSANPIIQFVMQPVLLFGVVYHFVMGFVLEIQNKKARGPVAYAKYNGAANSSWMSRNMIISGAVILLFLLVHLWQFWVPTINAHYVNVDPNFGEGNFFMDHVNHVFTNAVTLVLYVVAFVFLSLHLQHGFASAFQSIGARHARYTPIIVAFGKWYSILVPALFIIIAIYHFVNNL, translated from the coding sequence ATGGCAAATGAATCATTACTAAAGTCTTCTATTGGTAGGAAGTTCGCTATGGCTTTGTCAGCCTTATTTTTATTAGTGTTCTTACTACAGCATTTAGTGATTAATTTACTATCAGTAATTAATCCTAACGGGTTCAATGAAGTATCAGCTTTCATGAGTGCAAACCCAATTATTCAATTCGTAATGCAACCTGTCTTATTATTTGGTGTCGTATACCACTTTGTGATGGGATTTGTATTAGAAATTCAAAACAAAAAAGCTCGTGGACCAGTTGCTTATGCGAAGTATAATGGTGCTGCTAACTCAAGTTGGATGTCAAGAAACATGATTATCTCAGGAGCAGTTATTTTATTATTCTTATTAGTGCACTTATGGCAATTTTGGGTTCCAACAATTAACGCTCATTACGTTAATGTAGATCCTAACTTTGGAGAAGGGAACTTTTTTATGGATCACGTAAACCACGTATTTACTAATGCAGTAACATTAGTATTATATGTAGTGGCTTTCGTATTCTTATCATTACACTTACAACATGGTTTTGCATCAGCATTCCAATCAATTGGAGCTCGTCACGCGAGATATACACCAATTATTGTTGCTTTCGGTAAATGGTATTCTATTTTAGTTCCAGCGTTATTTATTATTATCGCTATCTACCATTTTGTTAATAACTTATAA
- a CDS encoding sigma-70 family RNA polymerase sigma factor, producing MSDKALNFTNLIEENQGIIHKICRIYTDDEFSHEDLFQEIVLQLWRSFDSFKGDSKFSTWMYRVSLNTAIILIRKKNRTITTSSIEHQIIPFDNNDYDAEAEERLQLLYAAIKLLNDVERALVLMYLEDLPYKDIAETLGISEVNARVKMNRVKIKLKDIITKMEQ from the coding sequence TTGTCTGATAAAGCGCTAAATTTCACCAACTTAATCGAAGAAAATCAAGGGATTATTCATAAAATATGTCGTATCTATACCGACGATGAATTTTCTCATGAAGATCTTTTTCAAGAAATTGTTTTACAATTGTGGCGTTCATTTGATAGTTTCAAAGGCGATTCAAAATTCTCCACATGGATGTACCGTGTAAGCCTTAATACAGCAATTATCCTTATTCGGAAAAAAAATCGAACCATCACCACCTCCTCTATTGAACATCAAATTATACCTTTCGACAACAATGATTACGACGCCGAAGCGGAAGAACGTTTACAACTGCTCTATGCCGCAATTAAACTCTTAAATGATGTAGAAAGAGCATTGGTATTAATGTACCTGGAGGATTTACCTTATAAAGATATTGCAGAAACACTCGGAATCTCTGAAGTCAACGCACGAGTAAAAATGAATCGTGTGAAAATTAAATTAAAAGATATCATAACTAAAATGGAACAATAA
- a CDS encoding TonB-dependent receptor plug domain-containing protein has protein sequence MSFTTKSTVIAALFCSNAFAQHYISGQVTDQNQKPIPFASIEVNNEVMEADAQGKFIIKNLPIGTYEIYIHEQGYTPIHQKMILNQSQHYQFVLIHDHSYNLNQVDVIAHKHDFTTGNSEHVGQNYVRENYAGSLAKSLENMAGVNASGIGSSASKPIIRGLGFNRLLVAENGIKQEGQQWGADHGLEIDALNIEDVEVIKGTATLEYGNEAIAGIIKIKNNQLPQKNSSPTNVSLMYQSVNANYIGSINHQWRRDRFFYKVKGTYSDFGDYRTTTDRIKYLDRWMPIYDQRVKNTAGSELNLMG, from the coding sequence ATGTCATTTACTACTAAAAGCACTGTAATTGCTGCATTATTCTGCAGTAACGCATTTGCACAACATTATATTTCTGGTCAAGTCACAGACCAGAACCAAAAACCTATTCCTTTTGCTTCCATTGAAGTCAATAATGAGGTCATGGAAGCGGATGCTCAAGGTAAATTCATCATTAAAAATTTACCTATTGGAACGTATGAAATTTATATTCATGAGCAGGGCTATACCCCTATTCATCAGAAAATGATTCTGAATCAATCACAACATTATCAATTTGTGTTGATTCATGATCACAGTTATAATCTAAATCAAGTTGATGTCATTGCCCATAAGCATGATTTTACAACTGGAAATTCTGAACATGTAGGTCAAAATTATGTTCGCGAAAATTACGCCGGTTCATTAGCAAAGTCATTGGAAAATATGGCGGGAGTGAATGCCTCTGGTATTGGTTCTTCTGCTTCTAAACCGATTATTCGTGGATTAGGATTTAACCGATTATTGGTTGCTGAAAATGGAATCAAACAGGAAGGACAGCAATGGGGAGCGGATCATGGATTAGAAATTGACGCCTTAAACATTGAAGATGTAGAAGTCATTAAAGGGACAGCTACTCTTGAATATGGAAATGAAGCCATTGCAGGGATTATTAAAATTAAGAACAATCAACTTCCTCAAAAGAATTCATCTCCAACCAATGTATCCTTGATGTATCAATCCGTTAATGCCAATTACATCGGATCCATTAATCATCAATGGAGACGAGACCGCTTTTTTTATAAAGTCAAAGGTACGTATTCTGATTTTGGGGATTATCGCACCACGACAGATCGCATTAAATATTTGGATCGATGGATGCCTATATACGACCAACGCGTCAAAAACACGGCTGGAAGTGAGTTAAATCTTATGGGCTAA
- a CDS encoding TonB-dependent receptor has protein sequence MGFFPGSHGIPLLSRLEPDGSNRNVEFPYQQVNHFKVISENELKINSKNNIKFNFAYQNNLRQEISAFHTHYGNQTPPANNPDTELEFNLSTYDTHIKYEHTHNQNFKTIIGAQTQMQNNRIAGYNYLLPKYQRNIYSGYLIEEFQKDKTWKVTAGIRWDYSDFKSEGYFDGLLYDYLTAENYAPAIANYYAQRSENISRHFSNLNGMIGATYQPNDFWDFNVNIGTNFRLPTAIELGANGIHHGSFRHERGDATLDLEKGYAFDFKATYHKNNWEVAVSPYVYYFDNYIFLKPSGQFSILPHGGQIYQYMQSKALLTGFEVALQKQFNHQWDGQIIYEHIYNRQLTSNHKLGHFLPFSPPNTLFGKMNYRLAQPLKGFENLTLQINGKYAFEQAHIAQNEDITKDYFVLGAGISTELHLGQFEAKLSIQGGNLLNKKYFNHTSFYRPLQLPEQARNIQVILNIPLG, from the coding sequence ATGGGATTCTTTCCAGGTTCCCATGGTATTCCTTTATTATCGCGATTAGAACCAGATGGAAGCAACAGAAATGTTGAATTTCCTTATCAACAAGTGAATCATTTTAAAGTGATCAGCGAAAATGAATTGAAAATCAATTCAAAAAATAACATTAAGTTTAATTTTGCGTATCAGAATAATTTACGCCAAGAAATAAGTGCTTTCCATACCCATTACGGAAATCAAACTCCTCCAGCGAATAATCCGGATACGGAACTTGAATTTAATTTATCGACGTATGATACGCATATCAAATATGAGCATACCCATAATCAAAATTTCAAAACAATTATTGGAGCTCAAACGCAAATGCAAAACAATCGTATTGCTGGATACAATTACTTATTACCAAAATATCAGCGCAACATTTACAGCGGATATTTAATTGAAGAATTTCAGAAAGATAAGACATGGAAAGTAACAGCTGGGATTCGTTGGGATTATTCAGATTTTAAATCCGAAGGATATTTTGACGGTTTATTATATGACTATCTTACGGCAGAAAATTATGCTCCTGCAATAGCAAACTATTATGCCCAGCGCAGTGAAAACATTTCTCGTCATTTTTCGAATCTCAATGGGATGATTGGAGCCACATACCAACCCAATGATTTTTGGGATTTCAATGTAAATATTGGAACAAATTTCAGATTACCGACAGCAATTGAATTAGGGGCAAATGGAATTCATCATGGTTCTTTCCGACACGAACGTGGGGATGCTACACTTGATTTAGAAAAAGGATATGCTTTTGATTTTAAAGCGACTTACCACAAAAACAATTGGGAAGTCGCTGTAAGTCCTTATGTGTATTATTTTGACAATTATATATTCTTAAAACCTTCTGGACAGTTCTCTATTTTACCGCATGGTGGTCAAATTTATCAGTACATGCAGAGTAAAGCCCTATTGACAGGATTTGAAGTGGCTCTACAAAAACAATTCAATCATCAGTGGGATGGGCAAATCATTTATGAGCACATCTACAATCGACAATTAACTTCAAATCACAAGTTAGGCCATTTTTTACCTTTCTCTCCTCCGAATACTTTATTTGGAAAAATGAATTATCGCCTAGCACAACCTTTGAAAGGATTTGAAAATTTAACGCTTCAAATTAACGGGAAATACGCCTTCGAACAGGCTCATATTGCGCAAAACGAAGATATTACCAAAGATTATTTTGTTTTGGGAGCGGGGATTTCTACGGAATTGCATTTGGGACAATTCGAAGCTAAACTTTCCATTCAAGGAGGAAATTTATTAAACAAGAAATACTTTAATCATACTAGTTTTTATAGACCGTTACAATTACCTGAACAGGCACGTAATATTCAAGTCATCTTAAATATTCCGTTGGGTTAA
- a CDS encoding DUF4625 domain-containing protein: MKKLFKTTLFAASSLFLLTACSDDDAVLDTTKPTITLAKPSDHQAFEFGDVIELQAILNDDTELGSYKIDIHSAGDGHQHRSAQASTAEGWSYSDIADISGKKEHLLNKSIPIPTGEYAEGHYHLGLIVVDKAGNESQTFIEIVIGEDHHH, translated from the coding sequence ATGAAAAAATTATTCAAAACAACATTATTCGCCGCTTCATCATTATTTTTATTAACTGCTTGTTCAGATGATGATGCCGTATTAGACACGACAAAACCAACAATTACATTAGCAAAACCTTCTGATCATCAAGCCTTCGAATTTGGAGATGTGATTGAATTACAAGCCATCTTAAATGATGATACTGAATTAGGATCATATAAGATTGATATTCATTCGGCAGGAGATGGACACCAACACCGTTCAGCCCAAGCCTCAACAGCTGAAGGGTGGTCTTATAGTGACATAGCAGACATCTCAGGAAAAAAAGAACATCTATTAAATAAAAGTATTCCAATTCCGACGGGTGAATACGCAGAAGGTCATTATCATTTAGGGCTTATCGTAGTCGATAAAGCGGGGAATGAATCACAAACATTTATCGAAATCGTTATAGGTGAAGATCACCACCATTAA
- a CDS encoding BadF/BadG/BcrA/BcrD ATPase family protein, with protein MIIIADSGSTKTDWVVLDDTKQEVFRTNSIGFNPYFVTSVDITTEIAKNEELAAIANEVKKVFFYGAGTSTDVNREIVRIGLNGIFTNAEFVVDHDLLAACYATYMGKPAMVCILGTGSNSCYFDGKEMREETKSLAYILGDEGSGNDLGKRLLRAYFTKKLPPHLAKAFDDYYKLSIEELNKNVYQNKFANAYLASFNKFVVEHKDDPYIQKIIYDAMTGFIEYQILPYEEARHSELNFIGSIAHIYEPIIRSVLAQYHLTVGHIIRKPIDNLVEYHKNYLITE; from the coding sequence ATGATAATTATCGCAGATAGTGGTTCTACTAAGACAGATTGGGTTGTTTTAGATGACACCAAACAAGAAGTTTTTAGAACAAATTCGATCGGATTTAATCCCTATTTTGTTACAAGTGTAGATATAACAACAGAAATTGCTAAAAATGAAGAATTAGCAGCCATTGCAAATGAAGTCAAAAAAGTGTTCTTTTATGGTGCTGGAACTTCAACGGATGTTAATCGTGAAATTGTTCGCATCGGATTAAATGGAATATTTACCAATGCTGAATTTGTTGTCGATCATGATTTACTTGCGGCATGTTATGCAACTTATATGGGTAAACCTGCTATGGTATGTATTTTAGGAACGGGGTCTAACTCTTGTTATTTTGATGGAAAAGAAATGAGAGAAGAAACAAAATCTTTAGCTTATATTTTAGGGGATGAAGGTTCAGGGAATGATTTAGGTAAACGATTGTTACGTGCATATTTTACCAAAAAACTACCTCCACATTTAGCCAAAGCTTTTGATGACTACTATAAATTAAGCATCGAAGAATTAAATAAGAATGTGTATCAAAATAAATTTGCAAACGCTTATTTGGCATCTTTTAACAAATTTGTTGTTGAACACAAAGACGATCCTTACATTCAAAAAATCATTTATGATGCCATGACGGGATTCATCGAGTATCAAATTTTACCTTATGAGGAAGCTCGCCATTCAGAATTAAATTTTATTGGTTCAATTGCACACATTTATGAGCCGATTATCCGTTCAGTACTCGCTCAATATCACTTAACTGTGGGGCACATTATCCGCAAACCGATTGATAATTTAGTGGAATACCACAAAAACTATTTAATTACGGAGTAA
- a CDS encoding formyltransferase family protein, whose protein sequence is MDGVQPQIAVITYNTPHRKTQDVLHGLKAKGYQKVKIYALPFVKRENPFQPIYQHRPSKAIPVPIEVYADHFGYAFDRTTADTLHEQLTKDHADFVIIAGAGLLPDELVINHKIINTHPGFLPKTRGLDSLKWAITKGVEIGVTTHFVDTEADAGFLIEQQVVPIYSNDTFHSVAQRQYEMEIEMLVNSIELIPTLTEFPSLATTAYEATRRMPKSVEVHLMEAFKTYKEQFKMD, encoded by the coding sequence ATGGACGGTGTACAACCACAAATTGCTGTAATTACTTACAACACACCACATCGTAAAACACAAGATGTATTACATGGGTTAAAAGCCAAAGGCTATCAAAAGGTCAAAATTTACGCTTTACCTTTCGTTAAAAGAGAAAATCCATTTCAACCGATTTATCAACATCGCCCGAGCAAAGCCATCCCTGTACCGATTGAAGTTTATGCTGATCATTTTGGTTATGCCTTCGATCGAACAACAGCTGACACATTGCATGAGCAACTGACCAAGGATCATGCGGACTTTGTGATTATTGCGGGGGCTGGATTATTACCCGATGAATTGGTCATCAATCATAAAATCATCAATACTCATCCTGGTTTTTTACCAAAAACAAGAGGATTAGATTCTCTGAAATGGGCGATTACGAAAGGAGTTGAAATTGGAGTGACTACTCATTTTGTAGATACAGAAGCTGATGCTGGATTTTTAATCGAGCAACAAGTGGTTCCCATCTACAGCAACGATACATTTCATTCAGTAGCCCAACGCCAATATGAAATGGAAATTGAGATGTTGGTAAATTCAATTGAATTAATTCCTACACTTACAGAATTTCCATCTTTAGCAACTACAGCATACGAAGCGACACGACGTATGCCAAAAAGTGTTGAAGTACATTTGATGGAAGCGTTTAAAACGTACAAAGAGCAATTCAAAATGGATTAA
- a CDS encoding MFS transporter, which yields MHNNLSIFRKWVPEKLIIPLLIITMIPYAMIIPFFNMNSTFTASFFDVDVDDLQFIFTLAYATIVCGLCVNERLFHFFNIRSYLLIMTIINIVVLLLLSVTSNKELVYILRAIQGTSGYLESCITVPLIMSRLNNPHSRLLGNSFLYCFIMTGATFATSIVKFAIENYNYNYMIYSVVFFHIIALSIYVFLFSHGRLYPKKPLYQLNLPGYILLMFSLISGAYVLIYGKRYYWFESPYIIAAFTGFCVFTGVFVLQQLTSKKPIFHFSILRSERVILGVLFFFVFYMFKSTMSNIYQVMNVVWKWHWEYVLDIQYYNCYGIIFGAFVSYVMIVKKLSYKTVFVLGFLCLSISMLWFSYLLVPDAKPAEVIPPLIVEGLGQGLLFSPLLQYMVGSVHANYSMNTMQAAVGARYWTSTIGFSLMQNMILYLTTKHQFYMTENLDRTKTYFQDQWDNIFQKHDSTHLYNESVDLTTRVLKANLFNQSLLISNMEIFRTLFVFGLLTVVFILIYYPIKRIFVKKKNVNF from the coding sequence ATGCATAATAACCTCTCGATTTTCCGAAAGTGGGTTCCAGAAAAATTGATTATACCACTATTAATCATTACAATGATCCCCTATGCTATGATTATTCCGTTCTTTAATATGAACAGTACATTTACCGCCTCTTTTTTTGATGTTGATGTTGATGATCTGCAATTTATTTTTACCCTAGCGTATGCAACCATTGTTTGTGGATTATGTGTCAACGAACGTTTATTCCATTTCTTTAATATTCGTTCGTATTTGTTGATCATGACTATTATCAACATTGTCGTGTTGTTATTATTGTCAGTGACTTCAAACAAAGAGTTAGTGTATATTTTAAGAGCCATTCAAGGAACCTCTGGTTATTTGGAAAGTTGTATTACAGTTCCCTTAATCATGTCTCGTCTTAATAATCCACACAGCCGATTATTAGGAAACTCATTCTTGTATTGCTTTATTATGACGGGTGCTACATTTGCAACGTCCATTGTAAAATTCGCCATAGAAAATTACAATTATAATTACATGATTTATTCAGTGGTGTTTTTTCACATCATTGCTCTATCGATATATGTTTTCTTGTTTAGCCATGGTCGTCTGTACCCAAAGAAACCATTGTATCAACTTAATCTCCCGGGATATATATTACTGATGTTTTCACTAATTTCGGGAGCTTATGTTTTGATTTACGGTAAACGTTATTATTGGTTCGAGTCGCCTTATATTATTGCAGCCTTTACGGGATTCTGTGTTTTTACAGGGGTTTTTGTATTGCAACAATTGACTTCAAAAAAACCAATTTTCCATTTCAGTATTTTACGTTCTGAACGTGTAATCTTAGGAGTGTTGTTCTTCTTTGTATTTTATATGTTCAAATCTACGATGAGTAATATTTATCAAGTGATGAATGTTGTTTGGAAGTGGCATTGGGAATATGTATTAGATATTCAATATTACAACTGTTATGGAATCATTTTCGGTGCATTTGTATCTTATGTGATGATCGTAAAAAAATTAAGTTATAAAACCGTTTTTGTTTTAGGATTTCTTTGCCTTTCCATCAGTATGTTGTGGTTTAGTTATTTGTTAGTGCCTGATGCGAAACCAGCAGAAGTGATTCCTCCTCTTATTGTGGAAGGACTAGGACAGGGGTTACTGTTTTCACCTTTGTTACAATATATGGTAGGCTCAGTCCATGCCAATTATTCGATGAATACTATGCAAGCTGCCGTAGGTGCACGTTATTGGACTTCTACGATTGGATTTTCGTTAATGCAAAATATGATTTTGTATTTAACAACGAAACATCAATTTTATATGACGGAGAATTTAGATCGTACTAAAACATATTTTCAAGATCAGTGGGATAATATTTTCCAGAAGCATGACTCCACTCATCTTTACAATGAGTCGGTTGATTTAACGACTCGTGTTTTAAAAGCTAATCTATTTAATCAATCGTTATTAATCTCGAATATGGAGATTTTTAGAACATTGTTTGTTTTTGGATTATTGACCGTAGTTTTCATTTTAATTTATTATCCGATTAAACGAATTTTTGTCAAAAAAAAGAATGTTAACTTTTAG
- a CDS encoding MFS transporter — MNSTFTASFLDVEVDDIQFLFSIAYATIVCGLFFHVRFFQFFNVRSFTLTMTMLNIVILYIMSLTNNIQLLIVLRFIQGPLVLFEGCILLPVIMSLIKGENARLISFSFLYAFMLTGDKFGTTLVKFAIENYTHHMIYYAIIAYHIVTLLIFIFIFNQNRLFTKKPLYQLNLGGIFLMVICLVSGAYFLIYGKQFYWFESPKITLAFALNLVAGALFLWREITSKRPLFHFEIFKSKRVVVGIILFFFFYILRSSMSNIYQVMSQVWRWPWEYVLKIQYFNVAGSFIGVFSAYLLMKNKVNYKIIFFIGFALLSATMLYFSHIFLPDTRVEVVVYGLIMQGLGQGLLFCPLVFFMTGSVHPSISGSASQGGTAIRFWTNTIGFSIMQNIILHLTTKHQFLMTKNLDLTHPIFQKEWDELYHKFDVSHLTNDSMQLAVGTLKSKLYQQALLVSNIEIFRSLFVLALILALVVLIYPSIRSKLRFLN; from the coding sequence ATGAATAGTACGTTTACAGCATCATTTTTAGACGTAGAAGTAGATGATATCCAATTTCTGTTTTCAATTGCTTATGCAACAATTGTATGTGGATTGTTTTTTCATGTAAGATTTTTTCAATTTTTTAATGTCCGTTCTTTTACATTGACGATGACGATGTTAAACATTGTGATTCTATATATCATGAGTTTAACGAACAACATTCAATTATTAATTGTTTTGCGCTTTATTCAAGGACCCCTTGTATTGTTTGAAGGATGTATTCTTCTCCCGGTCATAATGTCTTTGATTAAAGGTGAAAATGCGCGGTTAATTTCGTTTTCGTTTTTATATGCATTTATGCTTACAGGGGATAAATTCGGAACAACTTTGGTAAAGTTTGCGATTGAAAACTATACGCATCATATGATTTATTATGCAATTATCGCTTATCATATTGTAACGTTATTGATTTTCATCTTTATCTTCAATCAGAACCGATTATTTACCAAAAAGCCATTATATCAGCTGAATTTAGGCGGGATATTTTTAATGGTAATTTGTTTGGTTTCAGGGGCTTATTTCTTGATTTATGGAAAACAATTTTATTGGTTTGAATCGCCAAAAATTACATTGGCCTTTGCCTTAAACTTGGTTGCAGGTGCTTTGTTTTTATGGAGAGAAATCACATCCAAAAGACCATTATTTCATTTCGAGATATTTAAATCAAAACGCGTGGTGGTAGGAATCATACTTTTTTTCTTTTTCTATATTTTAAGATCAAGTATGAGTAATATTTACCAAGTCATGAGCCAGGTATGGAGATGGCCATGGGAATATGTGCTAAAAATCCAATATTTTAATGTTGCAGGTTCCTTCATTGGGGTTTTTAGCGCATATCTTTTGATGAAAAATAAAGTCAATTATAAAATTATCTTTTTTATAGGTTTTGCGCTTTTGTCGGCAACCATGCTTTATTTTAGTCATATATTTTTACCCGACACACGAGTAGAAGTCGTGGTATATGGATTAATCATGCAAGGTCTTGGACAGGGACTTTTATTTTGTCCTTTGGTTTTCTTTATGACAGGATCGGTTCATCCATCCATATCTGGAAGTGCTTCTCAAGGCGGAACAGCCATCCGTTTTTGGACCAATACAATTGGGTTTTCGATTATGCAAAATATAATTTTGCATTTAACCACCAAGCATCAATTTTTGATGACTAAAAATCTGGATTTAACCCATCCCATTTTCCAGAAGGAATGGGATGAATTATACCATAAATTTGATGTATCCCATTTAACGAATGACAGTATGCAATTAGCAGTTGGGACTTTAAAATCCAAACTCTATCAGCAAGCTTTGTTAGTTTCAAACATTGAAATATTTAGATCTTTATTTGTACTAGCGCTAATATTAGCACTAGTGGTTTTAATTTATCCTTCCATAAGAAGTAAATTAAGATTTTTAAATTAG